A genomic segment from Spinacia oleracea cultivar Varoflay chromosome 3, BTI_SOV_V1, whole genome shotgun sequence encodes:
- the LOC110804538 gene encoding uncharacterized protein yields MPTFAAIQFDRFLEPGASKTTASTNNQNIPDVTPASWLERRNSTTLPIDDLKSSSRRQEIPPPHPQLRRRNSTSSPAAVAKPPQIQPSLYATPEPTPLPDSATSSFPPFSPFLINHKRRGPRLIKSLSDQHVAAAAASSSASEGTHTRSLSDENVTVEPKVERFDEELAFNGSNDDVLVAEVEAEPMKDEFNGDTSGRENSESENFYDPQDSMSFSASAYSEDYGGDRSAKGNTPMGGEFYDAWEELSSDSGMQTHRSLNDVETELREMRLTLLMEIEKRKLSEEALQSMQQHWQLLREKLGAVGLVLPADLTALVDDSQVDASPIEEICRQIQMARFVSESIGRGIAKAEAEAVMEAQLELKNFEIARLSDRLHYYETMNREMSQRNQEAMEVARHERQKRRRRQKWVWGSIIIPAITLSGAALAWSFLPSETGNGSSSSSEAFQPDSDNRQ; encoded by the exons ATGCCAACGTTTGCAGCTATTCAATTTGATCGGTTTCTGGAGCCAGGAGCTTCCAAAACGACGGCGTCTACCAATAACCAGAACATTCCAGATGTTACGCCAGCTTCCTGGCTGGAGAGGCGAAATTCGACGACGTTACCGATCGACGATCTGAAATCTTCTTCTAGAAGACAGGAAATACCTCCGCCGCACCCTCAGCTTCGTCGACGGAACTCCACGTCGTCTCCGGCGGCGGTGGCGAAGCCTCCGCAGATACAACCGTCGCTCTATGCCACGCCGGAACCTACACCTCTTCCTGACTCAGCTACCTCCTCATTTCCTCCTTTCTCTCCTTTTCTCATCAACCATAAACGACGGGGACCGCGCCTCATCAAGAGCCTCTCCGACCAACACGTGGCGGCAGCGGCGGCTTCTTCTTCTGCTTCGGAGGGGACACACACCAGGAGCCTATCGGATGAAAACGTGACAGTTGAGCCAAAAGTCGAGAGGTTTGATGAGGAATTGGCGTTTAATGGATCAAACGACGACGTTTTGGTGGCCGAGGTTGAAGCCGAGCCTATGAAAGACGAATTTAACGGCGATACGTCGGGGAGAGAGAATAGTGAGAGTGAAAACTTCTATGACCCGCAGGATTCCATGAGTTTTTCAGCTTCTGCTTATAGCGAGGATTACGGCGGTGACAGGTCGGCTAAGGGAAACACTCCCATGGGAGGAGAGTTTTATGATGCTTGGGAAG AACTGTCCTCTGATAGTGGGATGCAAACACATCGTTCTCTTAATGATGTTGAGACTGAGCTACGAGAGATGAGGCTGACCTTGTTGATGGAGATTGAAAAGAGAAAGCTATCCGAAGAAGCTTTACAGAGCATGCAACAACATTGGCAACTGCTGCGAGAGAAGTTAGGCGCTGTCGGGTTGGTACTTCCTGCAGATCTTACTGCTCTAGTAGATGATAGCCAAGTAGATGCTTCTCCTATCGAAGAGATTTGTCGACAAATCCAAATGGCACGTTTTGTGTCAGAATCTATTGGTAGAGGAATCGCAAAGGCTGAAGCCGAGGCAGTGATGGAAGCTCAGCTGGAACTGAAGAACTTTGAGATTGCTCGCCTCTCCGACAGATTGCATTATTACGAAACTATGAATCGTGAAATGTCACAGAGGAATCAAGAAGCCATGG AGGTCGCACGGCATGAAAGACAAAAGAGGAGGAGAAGACAGAAATGGGTTTGGGGGTCAATTATAATCCCAGCCATCACACTCAGCGGTGCAGCTTTGGCGTGGTCTTTTCTCCCAAGCGAAACTGGAAACGGATCATCTTCGTCGAGTGAAGCCTTTCAACCTGACAGTGACAACAGGCAGTGA